In Arvicola amphibius chromosome 1, mArvAmp1.2, whole genome shotgun sequence, one DNA window encodes the following:
- the Nrip3 gene encoding nuclear receptor-interacting protein 3 isoform X1: MFYSGLLTEGGRKETDMREAASLRQQRRMKQAVQFIHKDSADLLPLDGLKKLGSSKDTQPHNILQRRLMETNLSKLRSSRVPWASKTNKFNQSKSEGLKKCEDDDMILVSCQCAGKDMKALVDTGCQYNLISSACVDRLGLKDHVKSHKHEGEKLSLPRHLKVVGQIEHLLITVGSLRLDCPAAVVDDNEKNLSLGLQTLRSLKCIINLDKHRLIVGKTDKEEIPFVETVSLSEDNTSEA, translated from the exons ATGTTTTACTCAGGACTCCTCACCGAGGGCGGCCGCAAGGAGACCGACATGCGGGAAGCGGCGTCCCTGCGGCAACAGCGCCGGATGAAGCAGGCGGTGCAGTTCATCCACAAGGACTCCGCCGACCTGCTGCCCCTGGACGGCCTCAAAAAGCTGGGCTCGTCCAAGGACACG CAACCTCATAACATTCTGCAGAGGCGCCTCATGGAAACCAACCTGTCCAAGCTCCGGAGCAGTCGTGTCCCTTGGGCCTCCAAGACCAACAAATTCAATCAGTCAAAGTCTGAAGGGCTAAAGAAGTGTGAAGATGATGACATGATTTTAGTGTCCTGCCAG TGTGCAGGAAAGGACATGAAAGCGTTGGTTGACACCGGCTGTCAGTATAATCTCATTTCTTCGGCCTGTGTGGACAGATTGGG ACTAAAGGACCATGTCAAATCTCACAAGCATGAAGGAGAAAAACTTTCTCTACCACGGCATCTCAAAGTAGTAGGCCAGATTGAGCACCTGCTGATTACAGTGGGCTCTCTCCGTCTGGATTgcccagcagctgtggttg atgaTAATGAAAAAAACTTGTCGCTTGGTCTTCAGACTCTTAGATCCCTGAAG TGTATCATAAATTTGGATAAGCATCGGCTGATCGTTGGGAagacagacaaagaagaaatCCCTTTCGTGGAGACAGTTTCTTTGAGTGAAGACAA cACTTCAGAAGCATAA
- the Nrip3 gene encoding nuclear receptor-interacting protein 3 isoform X2, with translation MFYSGLLTEGGRKETDMREAASLRQQRRMKQAVQFIHKDSADLLPLDGLKKLGSSKDTRRLMETNLSKLRSSRVPWASKTNKFNQSKSEGLKKCEDDDMILVSCQCAGKDMKALVDTGCQYNLISSACVDRLGLKDHVKSHKHEGEKLSLPRHLKVVGQIEHLLITVGSLRLDCPAAVVDDNEKNLSLGLQTLRSLKCIINLDKHRLIVGKTDKEEIPFVETVSLSEDNTSEA, from the exons ATGTTTTACTCAGGACTCCTCACCGAGGGCGGCCGCAAGGAGACCGACATGCGGGAAGCGGCGTCCCTGCGGCAACAGCGCCGGATGAAGCAGGCGGTGCAGTTCATCCACAAGGACTCCGCCGACCTGCTGCCCCTGGACGGCCTCAAAAAGCTGGGCTCGTCCAAGGACACG AGGCGCCTCATGGAAACCAACCTGTCCAAGCTCCGGAGCAGTCGTGTCCCTTGGGCCTCCAAGACCAACAAATTCAATCAGTCAAAGTCTGAAGGGCTAAAGAAGTGTGAAGATGATGACATGATTTTAGTGTCCTGCCAG TGTGCAGGAAAGGACATGAAAGCGTTGGTTGACACCGGCTGTCAGTATAATCTCATTTCTTCGGCCTGTGTGGACAGATTGGG ACTAAAGGACCATGTCAAATCTCACAAGCATGAAGGAGAAAAACTTTCTCTACCACGGCATCTCAAAGTAGTAGGCCAGATTGAGCACCTGCTGATTACAGTGGGCTCTCTCCGTCTGGATTgcccagcagctgtggttg atgaTAATGAAAAAAACTTGTCGCTTGGTCTTCAGACTCTTAGATCCCTGAAG TGTATCATAAATTTGGATAAGCATCGGCTGATCGTTGGGAagacagacaaagaagaaatCCCTTTCGTGGAGACAGTTTCTTTGAGTGAAGACAA cACTTCAGAAGCATAA